A window of the Pangasianodon hypophthalmus isolate fPanHyp1 chromosome 12, fPanHyp1.pri, whole genome shotgun sequence genome harbors these coding sequences:
- the ndst2b gene encoding bifunctional heparan sulfate N-deacetylase/N-sulfotransferase 2 codes for MAGVRKLTRAVRQQGLHRLVLALILFCLLSMAYLAYHVSGGPKIKEAPPLPLGECVTAAPIAASQRVPLFPPSELSHRWQASRKLDTTRIEPVVLLFIESIYSQLGQEIVAILESSRFRYHTEIAPGKGDMPALAWRGKGRYALIIYENLLKYVNLDSWNRQLLDKYCQDYGVGIIGFYRANENSPSSAQLRGFPLFLRSNLPLWDYRINPAAPLLYITRPSELEPGPLPADNWTTFLSNHSTYEPVLLASPRPAELSTHSILQRVLLATVIQDLGLHDGIQRVLFGASLSFWLHKLLFVDAVGYLTGRRLSLSLDRFLLVDVDDIFVGKEGTRMKVADVEALLHTQTKLRALVPNFTFNLGFSGKFFHTGTDEEDEGDNTLLRHRQDFWWFPHMWSHMQPHLFHNVSVLADQMRLNKQFAQEHGIPTDMGYAVAPHHSGVYPVHSQLYQAWKSVWSISVTSTEEYPHLRPARFRRGFIHSGIKVLPRQTCGLFTHTIFYKDYPGGPQELDKSIRGGELFLTVLLNPVSIFMTHLSNYGNDRLGLYTFESLVKFVQCWTRLRLQTLPPVRLAEKYFHIFPDERDPLWQNPCHDKRHKDIWSKEKTCDRLPKFLVIGPQKTGSTALHAFLSLHPAITASSFSPVTFEEVQFFSGPHYLRGIDWYMDFFPVPSNVSTDFLFEKSANYFDTEAVPKRAAALLPRAKIITILINPADRAYSWYQHQRAHQDPVALNYTFQQVISAGSSSPAALLTLHRRCLQPGYYSSHLERWLHYYQPSQLLIVDGLMLRSKPVQVMDSVQKFLGVTPFFNYTQALTFDESKGFWCQRLDAGRTRCLGKSKGRKYPDMSPESRAFLSEHYREQNVELLRLLKRLGQPLPSWLRDDLHNASWS; via the exons ATGGCTGGTGTGAGGAAGTTGACTCGTGCTGTGCGCCAGCAGGGCCTCCACCGCCTGGTTCTGGCTCTTATCCTCTTCTGCCTGCTTTCCATGGCCTACCTGGCCTACCATGTCAGTGGTGGCCCTAAGATCAAGGAAGCTCCTCCTTTGCCACTGGGGGAATGTGTGACTGCGGCTCCCATCGCTGCTAGCCAGCGGGTTCCTCTGTTCCCGCCCTCTGAGCTGAGTCATCGGTGGCAGGCATCAAGGAAGCTAGACACTACACGCATTGAGCCTGTGGTGCTGCTGTTCATAGAGAGCATTTACTCCCAGCTGGGCCAGGAGATTGTGGCCATCTTGGAGTCTAGCCGCTTTAGGTACCACACTGAAATAGCTCCGGGTAAAGGTGATATGCCTGCGTTAGCCTGGCGGGGCAAAGGCCGCTACGCTTTAATCATCTATGAAAATCTGCTCAAGTATGTCAACCTGGACTCCTGGAACCGGCAGCTGTTGGATAAGTACTGCCAAGACTATGGCGTGGGTATCATTGGTTTCTACCGTGCCAATGAAAACTCTCCATCCAGCGCCCAGCTTAGAGGATTCCCACTTTTCCTTCGCTCCAACCTTCCGCTGTGGGACTATCGGATCAACCCGGCTGCTCCACTACTCTACATCACCCGGCCCAGTGAACTAGAACCCGGCCCACTCCCTGCTGACAACTGGACCACCTTCTTGTCGAACCACAGCACCTACGAGCCTGTACTGCTGGCCAGCCCCAGGCCTGCTGAGCTGTCAACACATTCCATTCTGCAGAGGGTGCTGTTAGCTACTGTGATACAAGACCTGGGTCTTCACGACGGGATCCAGCGTGTGCTCTTCGGTGCAAGTCTGTCCTTCTGGCTGCACAAACTGCTGTTCGTGGACGCAGTTGGCTATTTGACAGGCAGGAGGCTCAGCCTATCACTGGACAGATTCCTACTTGTAGATGTGGATGATATCTTTGTTGGGAAGGAAGGGACACGCATGAAGGTGGCTGATGTGGAG gctCTGCTTCATACCCAGACCAAACTCCGTGCTCTAGTCCCCAATTTCACATTCAACCTGGGCTTCTCCGGAAAGTTCTTCCATACGG gtacagatgaggaggatgaAGGCGACAACACCTTGCTCAGACACAGGCAGGACTTCTGGTGGTTTCCTCACATGTGGAGCCACATGcagccacacctctttcataACGTCAGTGTGCTTGCAGATCAGATGAGACTCAACAAGCAGTTCGCTCAG GAACATGGCATCCCCACTGACATGGGTTATGCTGTGGCCCCTCACCACTCGGGTGTTTACCCAGTACACAGCCAGCTGTACCAGGCCTGGAAGAGTGTGTGGAGCATTTCAGTGACCAGTACAGAGGAGTATCCTCACCTCAGACCTGCCCGCTTCCGCAGGGGCTTCATTCACAGCGGCATAAAG gTTCTCCCACGGCAGACATGTGGgctcttcacacacactatctTCTATAAAGATTACCCAGGAGGCCCTCAGGAACTGGACAAAAGCATCCGGGGTGGAGAGCTGTTCCTTACTGTGCTTCTCAATCCg GTCAGTATTTTCATGACCCACCTGTCTAATTATGGTAACGATCGCCTGGGTCTGTACACTTTTGAGTCCCTGGTGAAGTTTGTGCAGTGCTGGACTCGTCTGCGCTTACAGACCCTGCCACCGGTGCGCCTGGCTGAGAAATACTTCCACATCTTCCCTGATGAGAGAGACCCCCTGTGGCAG AATCCTTGTCATGATAAGAGGCATAAAGACATCTGGTCGAAAGAAAAGACATGTGATAGGCTGCCCAAGTTTCTGGTTATTGGGCCTCAGAAAACAG GGTCAACTGCTCTACATGCGTTCCTTTCCCTCCATCCTGCCATCACTGCCAGTTCATTCAGCCCTGTCACCTTTGAGGAGGTGCAGTTCTTTAGTGGTCCACACTACCTGCGTGGAATTGATTG GTACATGGACTTTTTCCCAGTGCCCTCTAATGTGAGCACAGACTTTCTATTTGAGAAGAGTGCTAATTACTTTGACACCGAGGCTGTCCCAAAGAGAGCCGCAGCACTGCTGCCCAGAGCCAAAATCATAACCATCCTCATCAACCCAGCTGACAGAGCGTACTCCTGGTACCag CATCAGAGGGCTCACCAGGATCCCGTGGCTCTGAACTACACATTCCAGCAGGTGATCTCTGCAGGTTCTTCCTCTCCTGCAGCTCTGCTCACTCTGCACCGCCGCTGCCTGCAGCCGGGATACTACAGCAGCCATTTAGAGCGCTGGCTCCATTACTACCAGCCcagtcag CTTTTGATTGTTGATGGACTCATGTTGCGGTCCAAGCCAGTGCAGGTGATGGACAGCGTGCAGAAGTTTCTGGGTGTTACACCCTTCTTCAACTATACTCAGGCACTCAC gtttgaTGAGAGTAAAGGCTTCTGGTGTCAGAGACTGGATGCAGGCCGAACGCGTTGCCTGGGCAAGAGCAAAGGCAGGAAATACCCCGACATGAGCCCAGAG tcGCGGGCCTTTCTGTCGGAGCATTACAGAGAGCAGAATGTGGAGCTGTTGAGGCTGTTGAAGCGCTTGGGACAGCCTCTGCCCAGCTGGCTCCGAGATGATCTCCACAACGCCAGCTGGAGCTGA